The proteins below come from a single Parageobacillus thermoglucosidasius genomic window:
- a CDS encoding dihydroorotase, giving the protein MAVILKNGKSFNSHGAIERMELKIENGIITETGPELHSGEADEIIDVQGKFISAGLIDLHVHLREPGGEQKETIATGTLAAAKGGFTTVAAMPNTNPVPDTKEQMEWLHERICETAYVRVLPYAAITMRQQGTELTDFAALKQAGAFAFTDDGVGVQSAGMMYEAMKRAAALNMAIVAHCEDNTLTNGGAVHDGEFACRHGLNGIPSVSESVHIARDVLLAEATGCHYHVCHISTKESVRVVRDAKRAGIRVTAEVTPHHLLLCDEDIPGPDANYKMNPPLRSKEDRAALIEGLLDGTIDFIATDHAPHTEAEKQKGMRAAPFGIVGLETAFPLLYTHLVETNILTLKQLIDLLTVKPAECFGLPLGKLAVGARADITVIDLDAEETIDPQTFVSKGKNTPFAGWTCKGWPVMTFVGGKLVWQKGRE; this is encoded by the coding sequence ATGGCAGTTATTTTAAAAAATGGAAAATCGTTTAATTCACATGGCGCCATCGAGCGGATGGAGTTGAAAATCGAAAATGGCATCATTACCGAAACCGGCCCAGAGCTACATAGCGGAGAAGCGGACGAAATCATTGATGTGCAAGGAAAGTTCATCTCTGCCGGATTGATCGATTTGCATGTTCATTTGCGCGAACCGGGCGGCGAACAGAAAGAAACGATCGCAACTGGAACGCTGGCGGCGGCGAAAGGCGGTTTTACGACGGTAGCAGCGATGCCAAATACGAATCCGGTGCCGGATACGAAAGAACAAATGGAATGGCTTCATGAGCGGATCTGCGAAACTGCCTATGTCCGTGTGCTTCCATATGCGGCGATTACGATGCGCCAGCAAGGAACAGAGCTGACGGACTTTGCGGCATTAAAGCAAGCAGGGGCGTTCGCGTTTACTGATGACGGCGTCGGCGTGCAGTCGGCCGGCATGATGTATGAAGCGATGAAGCGGGCGGCTGCTCTTAATATGGCGATTGTCGCCCATTGCGAAGATAACACGTTAACGAACGGCGGAGCCGTGCATGATGGCGAATTTGCATGCCGCCACGGGTTAAACGGCATTCCGTCCGTTTCCGAATCGGTCCATATTGCGCGTGACGTGCTGCTGGCGGAAGCAACAGGCTGTCACTATCATGTCTGCCATATCAGCACGAAAGAATCGGTCCGCGTCGTTCGCGATGCGAAGCGGGCGGGCATTCGCGTTACAGCGGAAGTGACGCCGCACCATCTTCTGTTATGTGATGAAGATATCCCAGGCCCTGATGCGAATTATAAAATGAATCCGCCGCTGCGCAGCAAAGAAGACCGCGCGGCGTTGATTGAGGGGCTGCTTGATGGGACGATCGATTTTATCGCCACTGACCACGCTCCGCATACGGAAGCGGAAAAACAAAAAGGAATGCGCGCTGCCCCGTTTGGCATCGTCGGTCTGGAAACGGCATTTCCGCTCCTTTACACCCATTTGGTGGAAACCAACATATTGACGCTCAAACAGCTTATCGATTTGCTGACGGTAAAGCCAGCGGAATGTTTCGGGCTGCCGCTTGGAAAACTTGCCGTCGGCGCGAGGGCGGATATTACGGTGATTGATTTAGATGCGGAAGAAACGATTGATCCTCAAACGTTTGTCTCGAAAGGAAAAAACACGCCATTTGCCGGCTGGACATGCAAAGGATGGCCGGTGATGACGTTTGTCGGCGGAAAACTAGTTTGGCAGAAAGGAAGAGAGTGA
- a CDS encoding solute carrier family 23 protein, with translation MNKPVLDIQDRPSPVQWLTLSLQHLFAMFGATILVPYLVGLSPSIALITSGLGTLAFLMITKWQVPAYLGSSFAFIAPIIAAKAAGGPGAAMIGSFLAGLVYGVVALIIKKAGYRWIMKLLPPIVVGPVIIVIGLGLANTAVSMAMNGPDGKYSFTHFSVALVTLAATIICSVFLRGMISLVPVLAGIIVGYVYALIVGVVDFSKVAKAKWLEMPDFLLPFVDYPVHVTWDIVMLMVPVAVVTLSEHIGHQLVLSKVVGRDLIQKPGLHRSILGDGTATMISALVGGPPKTTYGENIGVLAITRVYSVYVLAGAAVIAIIFGFIGKVTALISSIPSPVMGGVSILLFGIIASSGLRMLVDSRIDFGDKRNLVISSVILVIGIGGAVLKVTEQFQIQGMALAAICGVALNLILPGRPQINENMFESKTENSNDHVA, from the coding sequence ATGAACAAACCTGTATTAGATATTCAAGACCGGCCGTCGCCGGTGCAATGGTTAACCCTCAGTTTGCAGCATTTATTCGCCATGTTTGGGGCGACGATTTTAGTGCCTTATTTGGTCGGATTAAGCCCATCGATCGCTCTCATTACGAGCGGGCTTGGGACGCTTGCCTTCCTGATGATCACGAAATGGCAAGTCCCTGCGTATCTCGGCTCTTCCTTCGCCTTTATTGCGCCGATTATCGCGGCGAAAGCGGCGGGAGGACCGGGAGCGGCGATGATCGGCAGCTTTTTGGCAGGACTTGTGTACGGCGTCGTCGCACTCATCATCAAAAAAGCGGGTTACCGCTGGATTATGAAGCTGTTGCCGCCGATTGTCGTCGGGCCAGTGATTATCGTGATCGGCCTCGGGCTGGCGAATACGGCCGTAAGTATGGCAATGAACGGCCCGGATGGCAAGTACAGTTTCACACACTTTTCGGTTGCGCTTGTCACGCTCGCGGCAACGATCATTTGTTCCGTGTTTTTGCGCGGCATGATCAGTTTAGTCCCGGTGCTGGCAGGGATTATCGTCGGGTATGTGTACGCGCTTATCGTCGGGGTTGTTGATTTCTCGAAAGTCGCCAAAGCAAAATGGCTTGAAATGCCGGACTTTCTCCTTCCATTTGTCGATTATCCGGTGCATGTCACATGGGATATTGTCATGCTGATGGTGCCGGTGGCGGTTGTGACGCTATCTGAACATATCGGCCACCAGCTTGTGCTGAGCAAAGTCGTCGGCCGCGACCTCATTCAAAAGCCGGGGCTGCATCGCTCGATTTTAGGAGACGGAACGGCGACGATGATTTCCGCGCTGGTCGGCGGACCGCCGAAAACAACGTACGGCGAAAACATCGGGGTGCTGGCGATTACGCGAGTCTACAGCGTCTACGTGCTGGCGGGCGCGGCGGTGATTGCCATCATCTTTGGATTTATCGGCAAAGTGACCGCGCTGATTAGCTCGATTCCGTCTCCGGTGATGGGCGGCGTCTCGATTTTACTGTTCGGCATTATCGCCTCATCCGGCTTGCGCATGCTTGTCGATAGCCGCATCGATTTCGGGGACAAACGCAACTTAGTCATCTCTTCGGTCATTTTAGTCATTGGCATCGGCGGAGCGGTGCTGAAAGTGACAGAGCAATTCCAAATTCAAGGGATGGCACTTGCAGCGATTTGCGGCGTAGCCTTAAACCTTATTTTACCGGGACGCCCGCAAATCAATGAAAATATGTTTGAAAGCAAAACGGAAAACAGCAATGACCATGTCGCATAA
- a CDS encoding RluA family pseudouridine synthase, whose product MDIVRFHIDEEYDNERIDKVIAALNEDWSRSKVQQWIKKQLVTVNDQHVKANYKCSAGDIVVVRLPEPEPLYVEPENIPLDIYYEDADVLVVNKPRGMVVHPAPGHMRGTLVNALLAHCHDLSGINGVLRPGIVHRIDKDTSGLLMVAKNDMAHQALVDQLVKKTVTRKYKAIVHGVIPHDYGTIDAPIGRDKRDRKKMAVTEENGKEAVTHFRVLERFRQYTFIECQLETGRTHQIRVHMKYIGYPLAGDPQYGPKKTLPIDGQALHAGVLGFSHPRTGEYLEFEAPLPPEFEQLLQLLRKGD is encoded by the coding sequence ATGGATATCGTTCGGTTTCATATTGATGAAGAATATGACAATGAACGAATTGATAAAGTGATTGCAGCATTAAATGAAGACTGGTCGCGTTCGAAAGTGCAGCAATGGATAAAAAAGCAGCTTGTCACCGTTAATGATCAGCATGTCAAAGCCAATTACAAGTGCTCCGCTGGCGATATTGTCGTCGTTCGCCTCCCTGAGCCGGAGCCGCTTTATGTCGAGCCGGAAAATATTCCGTTAGATATTTATTACGAGGACGCCGATGTTCTCGTTGTCAATAAGCCGCGCGGCATGGTCGTGCACCCGGCTCCCGGGCATATGCGCGGCACGCTCGTTAACGCCTTGCTCGCGCATTGCCATGATTTGTCAGGGATTAATGGCGTTCTTCGCCCGGGCATTGTGCATCGGATTGACAAAGATACATCAGGGCTGTTGATGGTCGCCAAAAACGATATGGCGCATCAGGCGCTTGTCGACCAGCTTGTGAAAAAAACGGTGACGCGCAAATATAAAGCGATTGTCCACGGGGTCATTCCGCACGATTACGGCACGATTGACGCGCCGATCGGCCGTGATAAACGGGACCGCAAAAAAATGGCGGTCACTGAAGAAAACGGAAAAGAGGCAGTGACTCATTTCCGCGTGTTAGAGCGTTTTCGCCAATATACATTTATCGAATGCCAATTGGAAACAGGGAGAACACACCAAATTCGCGTGCACATGAAATATATCGGCTATCCGTTAGCGGGCGACCCGCAATACGGGCCGAAAAAGACGTTGCCAATCGACGGGCAGGCTTTGCACGCGGGAGTGCTTGGATTTTCCCATCCGCGCACAGGCGAATATTTAGAATTTGAGGCGCCGCTGCCGCCTGAATTTGAGCAGCTTTTGCAATTGTTGCGAAAAGGTGATTGA
- the pyrR gene encoding bifunctional pyr operon transcriptional regulator/uracil phosphoribosyltransferase PyrR, producing the protein MQKAVVMDEQAIRRALTRIAHEIIERNKGIDNCVLIGIKTRGIYLAQRLAERIEQIEGKAIPVGELDITLYRDDLTVKTVDREPLVKGTNVPFDVTNKKVILTDDVLFTGRTVRAAMDAVMDLGRPAQIQLAVLVDRGHRELPIRADFVGKNIPTSSSELIVVELTEVDELDQVSIHEK; encoded by the coding sequence GTGCAAAAGGCGGTCGTGATGGATGAACAGGCGATCCGCCGCGCATTGACGCGGATTGCCCATGAAATTATCGAACGAAACAAAGGCATTGACAACTGTGTGCTGATTGGCATAAAAACGCGCGGCATTTATTTGGCGCAACGGCTGGCCGAGCGGATTGAACAAATTGAAGGCAAAGCGATCCCTGTCGGTGAACTCGATATTACGTTGTACCGCGATGATTTGACGGTGAAAACGGTTGACCGTGAACCGCTTGTGAAAGGAACGAACGTGCCGTTCGATGTGACAAATAAAAAAGTTATATTAACAGATGATGTATTATTCACTGGAAGAACGGTGCGCGCGGCGATGGACGCGGTGATGGACCTTGGGCGTCCGGCGCAAATTCAGCTTGCGGTGCTTGTCGACCGCGGCCACCGTGAACTGCCGATTCGCGCGGATTTCGTCGGCAAAAACATTCCGACATCAAGTTCTGAATTAATTGTCGTTGAACTGACGGAAGTCGATGAGCTGGATCAAGTCAGCATTCATGAAAAATAA
- a CDS encoding aspartate carbamoyltransferase catalytic subunit, translated as MHHLFTLTELSSAEITELLDEAERFAKGDHWQATEPLFVANLFFEPSTRTKCSFEMAERKLGLHVIPFDADMSSMQKGETLYDTVRTLEAIGVNAVVVRHSQDAYFETLRHVIRIPIINAGDGCGHHPTQSLLDLLTIRQEFGTLEGLTVAIIGDIRHSRVARSNAEVLARFGARVLFSSPEEWKDAANPYGTYVDIDTAVAEADVVMLLRIQHERHEEKMGLTKEQYHARYGLTLERGEKMKKNSIILHPAPVNRGVEIASELVESKRSRIFKQMENGVYVRMAVLKRAIEGGIANGSYFKKWKIV; from the coding sequence ATGCACCATTTGTTTACATTGACAGAATTATCGTCAGCAGAAATTACCGAATTGTTAGATGAAGCGGAGCGGTTTGCAAAAGGAGATCATTGGCAGGCAACAGAGCCCCTTTTTGTCGCCAATTTATTTTTTGAACCGAGCACGCGCACGAAATGCAGTTTTGAAATGGCGGAGCGGAAACTCGGACTTCACGTCATTCCGTTTGATGCCGACATGTCGAGCATGCAAAAAGGGGAGACGCTATATGACACGGTTCGCACGCTTGAAGCGATCGGGGTAAACGCGGTTGTCGTCCGCCATTCGCAAGATGCGTATTTTGAAACGCTTCGCCATGTGATTCGCATTCCGATCATTAACGCCGGAGACGGTTGCGGGCATCATCCGACACAATCGCTTTTAGATTTGCTTACCATCCGTCAAGAGTTTGGCACATTGGAAGGATTGACGGTAGCGATTATCGGCGATATTCGCCATAGCCGCGTCGCCCGTTCCAATGCCGAGGTGCTGGCAAGATTCGGAGCGAGAGTGTTGTTTTCCAGTCCAGAAGAGTGGAAAGATGCGGCTAATCCGTACGGGACGTATGTGGACATCGATACAGCGGTGGCGGAAGCGGACGTTGTCATGCTGCTGCGCATCCAGCATGAACGGCACGAAGAAAAAATGGGGCTGACAAAAGAACAATATCATGCACGCTACGGCCTGACGCTGGAACGGGGAGAAAAGATGAAGAAAAACAGCATCATTTTGCATCCGGCGCCGGTCAATCGCGGCGTCGAAATTGCGAGCGAACTTGTCGAGTCGAAACGTTCACGCATTTTTAAACAAATGGAAAATGGTGTTTATGTGCGGATGGCCGTGTTAAAACGGGCAATTGAAGGAGGGATAGCGAATGGCAGTTATTTTAAAAAATGGAAAATCGTTTAA
- the lspA gene encoding signal peptidase II yields MSGGSIVIYYIIALVVILIDQWTKWLVVKYMRLGESIPIISDVLYITSHRNRGAAWGILQGQFWLFYLITVIVVIGLVIYIQRLPRGEKMYGIALGLMLGGALGNFIDRLFRKEVVDFIHVYIGTYSFPVFNIADSALCIGVALVFLQTFFAGTKEKENQ; encoded by the coding sequence TTGAGTGGAGGTAGTATTGTGATATACTATATCATTGCGCTCGTTGTCATTCTGATCGACCAGTGGACGAAATGGCTTGTTGTCAAGTATATGCGGCTTGGCGAAAGCATTCCCATTATTTCGGATGTGCTTTATATTACATCCCACCGCAACCGCGGCGCGGCATGGGGAATTTTGCAAGGGCAGTTCTGGCTGTTTTATTTGATCACCGTCATCGTTGTCATCGGATTAGTCATTTATATTCAGCGGTTGCCGCGCGGAGAGAAGATGTATGGGATAGCTCTTGGCCTTATGCTTGGGGGCGCGCTCGGCAACTTTATTGATCGGCTTTTCCGCAAAGAAGTCGTCGATTTTATTCATGTCTACATTGGTACATACAGTTTTCCGGTGTTTAATATCGCTGACTCCGCACTTTGCATAGGAGTGGCGCTTGTCTTTCTTCAAACGTTTTTTGCCGGAACGAAAGAAAAGGAGAATCAGTGA